The segment TCACGTTTCTCAGATCGTCATTGGAGCTTTCCGACAACAGCTGATCTATTTTCGTCGCCAGTTGTCTTTGTGTGGCCCGGAGAGCATTCATATACACCGTCATATTATTGAACCACCATTTGGCGCGCTCCACAGAACCACGTGACGACGAACTTCTGTTGGAGCGAATTTCGTTTCTCATTTTCTGCATGGGTTCTATGATGTTTGCATTTCTCATCAACTGTGCTTCGTACATGTCATAGGCCAGTTCGGAGTAGAGACGGGAGGACTGGAACGTGATGTTGGCAATGTCTTGGCTTTCTACAAACAACAGATACTCATCCCTTGTATTGAATCGACCAACGGCGTAGAAAGACACCCCAAGTCCTCGCTCCCGCCCGAAAAACTCGCTGGCAACTATGATCTCCTGATACGCCACCAAACTTTTCCAAACCGATCCGGATTGTGTTTCCACAATGGCTTCGTACAGCCACTGGATGAAGACTTCGATGCTGTCGGAATAGAACTGGAGCTCCTCCTTGATGGTTCTGTTGTACGAGTCCAGCTGGTAGCGGTGTCGGTTGAGATAGGACAGAAACTTCTCTCGGGTCTGAAACTCGTCTCTGACGATGTTGGCGCTGGTGGGCCAGGAGGACAGGTTCTGGATGGCGATGTCGGTGTCGGGGTAGCGCTGTAGGAGGAGGTCCTTGGTCTCCAGCTCTATATTACTGACGTACAGCGCACTCATGTCGCGCTCTCTCTGGATGTTGCCCAGTAGTATACCCAGCTCAATGCTACAAAAGAACCAGTTGTCGATTGATTGACACATACCGACATAGGAAAACCCACCCGAAACcagttttaaaacaacaatgtaTTGATTACAAAGTGTTCGTGAATATATAAAAGTCTATGTGGTACCTGAAGTAAAGAATTCTGCTGATTTTGGAGGAGACGATGTAGCTCTCCAGGGAGACAATGAACGTGTTGGCCGTCATCCCCGTCAGGACTATCACAGGGATCAGCACCACGGCCAACATCTTGACCATCTGCTGTCTCTTCCCGGCATCAGTGATAGGGTTaccttaaagaaaaataaaaaataaccctTCCTAGTGATATGTGTACTTTATCAAGTAATACGTGGGTTGTAATGAAatggatgaatttttttttgtatgagatCAATTTTTAACATCAGGCCTgggggccataaaagttagatgagctcacttttgatctaagtctcacttttatCAAAGGAagatatagtggaaaagtgagactgagatcgaaagtgagctcgtctaacttttatggcccccAGGCCAGGTGCCGATGgtgtatttgaattttcataTACAGCTTACCTCTGCACACCTCCTCACACCTGTTCCAGTTCTGCCCCAGGTTCAACATGTCCATAATGGCCAGATTGAGTTGGGACTGAGTCAGGGACTCCATGGAACTGGCCAGTGAGGGCTCCTTCTTGCCGTCCCCGGGACGAACCCGACCCCCACGCTTCAGCCACGTCATCTTTGAGCTTACTTCCGCCATCTATTTGTCACCAAAAGAAAGATACAAATGGAAATCTTCAGATGTATTGATAAGAGTCAAATTTGGCCCTCATgctttaatataaattttaaagtgtttctaatattatttttatggaAGAGTTTGTATAATTAAGATatgtctttatttatttaattttgtttcactCATTGGCAGTATGGCGTCAAAAAGTGACGCTATGCATAgattaatttcaataaaaatcagtttaaattaatcaaaatcagtcaaaatcgatcaaaaaatgcatttttctgatcttttcttcaaattgaaaataaagagCGCGGCTTTGAACAAGCAAATTACAATTATAAGTCTTGGATGgacaaatctttgaaaatattttgttagattaAGTCGTCGCTCAATGTTATTTGAAAGagaaagtgatttaaaaaaccGTTTTCTGAAAGAAAGGCATGGAATGCCGAAAAATTACGGACTTGAGGACACTTGATTaaaaaagttatgaaaaaacttcacatataaatatgtaaaaagaaaacatattagTTCTGTATCAATATGATGTTCATTTTTGGGGAATGGGAATTTTAGGTCCTGATCTTTTAATTAGAGTCCTTAATCAAAGCTTTACACAAACGTGTAAAATACATGTCAGGAGAGGGGAAAGAACTATAGTTGGCATAAAGTTACTCAACATATTTCAAACTACCCatgtcaaaaataaattgcCAGGAGACTCAGGGGTCTCAACATTATTGGTTCTAAGCTATGCACTGGTATTAGAAAGTATGtaatgaataatgaataatgTAATGAATGTAAAGAAGATCTATACTTGCCTGTACGCTGTATCTGTTAACACATCCTAGGGAGACTGAAGTAAGACTGGAGTCGGGGGCCTGGGTCTAAGGGCGCTAAATGGCCAAGATGAGACTATAATGGACGACCATTAGCAGTCGATTGTAGTCAATCAAACGGTATAGCCTAATAGGGTGATAAAGACAATATCTAACAAGAACGACTTTTTTCTGAGGatcaattcaattctttattcgctcaagaccagttcactggtatttgaggttcaaaatcagtatatacaaatgtacacgaatacagtcaaggatcacatgtacagtagaagtaataatggcaaaaaaaaaattaaaatcacaatacaataggttgtgaaagttggtttctggaagaacagactttgaaaattttcttaataaatattgacaagttttttagtttttctacattaaaagtattcatgagctcgttaaattttataatatttgggttttcataatatctcttgggtaaaaacatttttctgtcgtttacaaaatatgtacattctaaaatataatgaaattcatccccaatactattagaatcacacattgtacattttcttaaatgtttttcaatattatgccatctacctgtttcaatgggggaatcgatgattacatgttcgtaattttgtaaacgtgatccgtagatctgtaggtaaaatcaacaagtacttttctaaattgagatttgttttaaaaattctataattaatacattttggtgAGTTATCTACAATACTTCTCCAATCttgtacaaattgattttgtaatatttctttaactATTGACTTAAGCCAGTTATAActacatattgtttgattttcccataTATATGACAACCCGCATGAGTTGAGTATATCATGTATACATTGTATCCATGGATGTATAAAAGATCCATTTTTGTAAcatctataaaaataacaatagattACATTAGTGAGTTTACAATCGTGGGCTGTCAAAACTTTTGCCcagtacattatcattttaattttaactaagAGTGACAATGGATACCATCCAGTTTCTCCATACACCATACAATTTGGAGTACTAGATTTaagattaagaataaatttcaaaaattttaaatgtaccttttcaataatatctaaattttcgTAACCCCACACTTCGCACGAGTAAAGTAAAATTGGGTTAATGACCTTGTCAAATAGGTCTAACTGACAATTAATTGGTAGGCTAAAATAACGTATTTTACGTAAAACACCATACAATGCCTTTGACGCTTGTTCTACTAAATGCTTTTTAGCATTATTAAATTTTCCACttcttgataaaacaataccCAAATAGCAAAATGATTTTACGTTTTCAATAGTTactcctttatacaaaaatttacGCTTTGACATTGcaccttttgaaaaaatgaggatttttgtttttggcTATATTGACATTAAGTTTCCATACATCACAATAATTTGCAAACACATCTAAAGCCTTTTGTAAATCAGGCGCAGATTCGGATATTAAGACAGTGTCATCGGCATAAAAAAGTAGACAGAGTTTCAACATAGCAAATAAATCATCCTGTATTTGAAGAGAAGGACAAGTAAAACCCTCTATCTGGTTTCTTAATAAATAATCTTCCAAATCgttaataaaaagagaaaataaaaataatgacaaattTTCTCCTTGTCTTACACCTAtgttacacataaaaaaaatctgataaatgTTGACCAAATTTTACCTTTGATTTAATACCCTTGTACATGTTAATAATAAATCTCAAACATTTTCCATCTATCCCACTTTTAAGAACTTTCGTCCATAGTCCATCTCGCCAAACTGTATCAAAAGcttgtttaaaatcaatgaaatcacAGAATAGTTTCCTCTTATTGTTTAGTgcatatttacaaagaaaatcaataacaaaCATATTATCTGATGTACAATAACCCTTTCTAAAACCTGTTTGCGCTTCATTGATTAAGTGTATTTCGTCAGCAAAGGTGTTTAAACGGTTACATATTATACTAGTAAAAAGTTTTCCTAAACAACTGAGTAATGTAATAGGTCTATAATTTTCAGGCTGACTCCTGTCGCCCTTGCCTTTGTAAATTGGCTTAATTATTCCTAATAGCCAATCGTCTGGGACTAGGCCACTATCAAAAGCCAAATTGAAAAAGTTTACATATAAGGGTAAGAAGGTTTCCATTGTTGTCTTAATATATTCGTTGATAACATGGTCACCGCCAGGcgctttattgttttttaattttttttacagcattCCTAATTTCTTCACAAGTTATAGACTGATTGAGAAGTGTAACATTatctaaatttatatttacactaGTTTTGTCTTTCTTATTGGTACTATTTAAAATATCCCAGTATTCTTTAGGTTTCCCTTTATGGAGTTCCTTAAGCTTGTCTGAAATACTATTATTGTAGTCCTTGATGCTTTTATCCAATGTTTTCTTGTATTCTTTgccatacattttaaaattattaaaagtttcatttgatttttctttattatataaaCGTTTTGCAATGTGGTATTTTCTTCTGGCTGTGCGACAAGTTTTATTGAACCATGCATGGTTTATTAGCATCGTCTTGTCTTTTCTTCGGgggagttttattttttaatgtctttCCTGCTgaagcaataaaaatattacagacTTCACTAGTGATTTTGTCTATATCGTACTGTTCTACAATGGGTTTACCttgtaaatattcaatatttctgaCAGTTTCGTTTAATTTATCCAAGTATAGGGTAGATAGGGTTTGTTTTTTACGTTCTTCTGGATTAAGGATTGAGCAAAGTTGATATACAGTATATGTATATTCGTGATAAAATGCCAGCGAAATCAAGTTTGGAATAATATCAAAACCAAATTAGGAGAGGACAAGAAAATAATTGACACAAGTGTTCACAGAACGGACCGCAAACAATTCGTTTTCTaaacaaaatgattgaaaaaagaTCGAGTTTttgcattttatgaaaaaaaaccccgattaCAGATATATGAAAAAAGATGTGTACATTAGCATCATGCATATAGCTCATTATATACACTGTATCAAGTTCTTTATTGACCAAAGAGGCCACGTGGCTCATAGgtatataatacaaaatattaattaacaaGACAATTGCGAAGGACCTAATGTTAAAAAGGATCCTACAGCGAAAAATTTGGAaagagaaattaaataaaaaaattatagtagATCAATTATCAATATCCAACAAATATAGCTCCTTTATTTAATTACGCGCAATCACAAATACTCTTTTAGTCTGCCTCCAAAAACTAACAGGATTACGTACTCaacatgtaacaaaaataaaccCCCTTTTagttgatttgtttaaaattgggAGGCCCGCCCCATCCCATTCCCCTCCGA is part of the Magallana gigas chromosome 3, xbMagGiga1.1, whole genome shotgun sequence genome and harbors:
- the LOC105341210 gene encoding uncharacterized protein isoform X2 — translated: MAEVSSKMTWLKRGGRVRPGDGKKEPSLASSMESLTQSQLNLAIMDMLNLGQNWNRCEEVCRGNPITDAGKRQQMVKMLAVVLIPVIVLTGMTANTFIVSLESYIVSSKISRILYFSIELGILLGNIQRERDMSALYVSNIELETKDLLLQRYPDTDIAIQNLSSWPTSANIVRDEFQTREKFLSYLNRHRYQLDSYNRTIKEELQFYSDSIEVFIQWLYEAIVETQSGSVWKSLVAYQEIIVASEFFGRERGLGVSFYAVGRFNTRDEYLLFVESQDIANITFQSSRLYSELAYDMYEAQLMRNANIIEPMQKMRNEIRSNRSSSSRGSVERAKWWFNNMTVYMNALRATQRQLATKIDQLLSESSNDDLRNVITICIVFGVILIICPLIVFAVYSLTSEIQTYSISIANRTKALNKEKKRTDTLLYQMLPKSVAERLKQNEVVDAEQFSESTIFFSDIVGFTQISSQSSPLQVVDMLNSLYLCFDQRIEMYDVYKVETIGDAYMVVSGVPRQNGRRHAAEIATMALDLLEHINRLEIPHLPGTKFRLRTGCHSGPVVAGVVGSKMPRYCLFGETVSIASKMESLGKANRIHISETTFELLDGLGGFVIEERKDNIKNDRDLLHAFKGTVRTYWLLRREGFQSEISDSSRASTPESEGTLERNAGKTLLQRH
- the LOC105341210 gene encoding uncharacterized protein isoform X1 is translated as MAEVSSKMTWLKRGGRVRPGDGKKEPSLASSMESLTQSQLNLAIMDMLNLGQNWNRCEEVCRGNPITDAGKRQQMVKMLAVVLIPVIVLTGMTANTFIVSLESYIVSSKISRILYFSIELGILLGNIQRERDMSALYVSNIELETKDLLLQRYPDTDIAIQNLSSWPTSANIVRDEFQTREKFLSYLNRHRYQLDSYNRTIKEELQFYSDSIEVFIQWLYEAIVETQSGSVWKSLVAYQEIIVASEFFGRERGLGVSFYAVGRFNTRDEYLLFVESQDIANITFQSSRLYSELAYDMYEAQLMRNANIIEPMQKMRNEIRSNRSSSSRGSVERAKWWFNNMTVYMNALRATQRQLATKIDQLLSESSNDDLRNVITICIVFGVILIICPLIVFAVYSLTSEIQTYSISIANRTKALNKEKKRTDTLLYQMLPKSVAERLKQNEVVDAEQFSESTIFFSDIVGFTQISSQSSPLQVVDMLNSLYLCFDQRIEMYDVYKVETIGDAYMVVSGVPRQNGRRHAAEIATMALDLLEHINRLEIPHLPGTKFRLRTGCHSGPVVAGVVGSKMPRYCLFGETVSIASKMESLGKANRIHISETTFELLDGLGGFVIEERKDNIKVNANDRDLLHAFKGTVRTYWLLRREGFQSEISDSSRASTPESEGTLERNAGKTLLQRH